The genomic interval CTTATTTTGTGAGTGATGTGCAAAATGATACTTCTTTAGAACATACTTATCACGGGCTTACCTATGGTATTGGAGCGGGAGTTAAGGTATCAAATGTCTTTAGTGTAGGGTTGCGCTATGTAATGGGACAAATGACAAGCTCTTCACGCACACCCGGTGCTAGTATCAATGCAAATGCAGTAAGGCCAAAAGATTTTAAAGAAGACTACCAACGTATTTCTTTAATTTTTGGTGTAGTATTTTAATTTTTTCTACTCTATAATGTGCCACCTTTTAGGGAAATCTTAAATAAATCCTAGAGGGTGGCATTTTTTTGCTTAAATTTGGAGGAAATCTTCAAAGGTAATATATGTCTCAACAGCATTTTAATATTGATTCTGCTATACAAATGGCGTATCAGCTTTATGAATCAAAGTCTTATCATCAATGTGCGGATATATGCATTCAGATTCTAAGTATAGACTGCACAAGGGCAGATATATGGAATCTCGCAGGTATTGTTGCACTTGAACTCAAAATATATGAGAGAGCAATAGAATATTTTACTCAAGCTAGTAAATACGAGCCTAAACAGGTTAATCACAAGCTTAATCTTGCTGAAGCTTATCGCCGCAGTGGGAATCCTAAACATTGTATTGAAGAGCTAGAAGCAAGTTTGTTGCAAGAGAGCACTTTAGAGCATAATTCAACTTTTCATTTTAATCTTGCCAAAGCTTATTCGGATTTAGAAGATTCTCAAAATTCAATAAAACATTATGCGATTGCCATTAAACTTGACCCTAATGATTTGGGTGCTATGTTTAATCTTGCAAATGCACAAGTAAGTATCAAACAATTTGGTGAAGCGATAGAATTGTATTTGAGTGCGTTGAATAGAGGCTACTTAGATGCAGGTGTGAATCTTGCACATACTTATGTGCAAATTGGGCTTTTTAGTAAAGCCCTTGAGGTTTATGCGGCGATTTATCAATATTATAAAAATGATGCGGATTTTTTATTTAATTATGCTAATGCTCTTAATTATGCCAACGCAGATATGCAGCTTACCCAAACGCTTTATCAGCAAGCCATAGCACTTAATCCTGCAAAGGTGGAATATTGCATTAATTATGCGCATTTTTTGTTACGTCATTTGCACTTTGAGCAAGGTTTTAGAATCTATGAAGAGCGTAAAAAGTTACCGCAGATGTTACCACAAGGAATAAATAATATATGGCAATATAACTTAGAATCCAAAGGGGCACAGCAGTTTGAGGGTAAAAAGGTGCTTGTATATCACGAGCAGGGACTTGGAGATTCTATAATGTTTGCACGATTTTTACCCTTGCTTCAAAAATATGCCCAAAATGTAAGCGTCATCGTTCAGCAGCCACTTTTAAAGTTTTTTCAAATGTTAGAGATTCCTAGTGTATCCCATAGAGATGAGGGGATGGATTTTGATGTGGCGATTTCACTTTTATCTTTGCCACTTGCACTTGGAGTAAGTAACATACAAGATTTGCACTTTACACCTTTTATGATGCAAAGTCAAGATAGACATCAGTTAGAAAGTGAGAATAAAAAGGTAAGAAAAATTGGAATTTGCTTTAGCACAGATTCAGAGTTTCCTGAAGCAGCAAATAAAAATATACCACTTGAGGTGCTTATGAGTGCTTTAGAAGGATATAAAAAAAATCATAATATAGAGATTTATTCACTCAATAAAGCACAACACGATACAGATGGATTAGGCAAATATGGTATTAATCAGTTGCCTATGGAGGATTTTGTTGATACATTTCATATTATTAAAGATATGGATATGGTGATTAGTATTGATACAGCCGTAGCACATTTGAGCGCAAGTGTGGGCAAACACACCATAGTGCTTTTAAATAAACGTTATGATTGGCGTTGGGGCAATGGCATCTTTACTCCGTGGTATGAAGATGTGGTATGTATGACACAAAGCAAAATGAACGATTGGAGCGATGTAGCACAAAATTTAAAAGCATATCTCAAAGCGTGGATTTAAGGCATAGATTCTAAATTTATAGAATCTACTTCCAAAATTCAGTATTGTAAATACCTACATCAGCAGCTTTAAATGTTGGATTTTTTCCTTCTTTGCGTTGTTTTTCATAATCTTTGAGCACTCTAATAGCGATATTACTTAAAAGTAAAATGGCAATGATATTAACACTTGCCATAAAGCCCATAAAAATATCAGCCAAATCCCACGCAAGCTGCAGATTAAGCTGTGCACCAATAAAGACCATTACTACTGCAGAACATCTAAAAATTTGCAAGGCAAGTTTATTGTTTGTGATAAATTTAAAATTTGCCTCTGCATAAAAGTAATTTCCAATGAGCGAAGTAAAGGCAAACAGCACAATAGCAATACTCACAAAGAATAAGCCAAAAGTGCCAAAGTAGCCTTGCATAACATTTTGCATTAATATCATACCTTTTAATTCGCTTGTATTGCTTAAATCGGAGCATAATACCATAAAGGCACTTGCCGAACAAATAATGAGTGTGTCAATAAAAACAGAGAGTGTTTGTACCATACCTTGTTTAGCCGGGTGGCTTGTGTGAGCAGCTGCAGCGGCATTGGGTGCAGAACCCATACCTGCTTCATTAGAGAACAATCCACGTTTTATCCCAATAACAATTGCACTTCCTGCAAAACCGCTAAAAATGGCTTGAAAATTAAAGGCTTCTTTCAAAATATTGTTAAAAATCATAGGTATTTTTTCTAGATTCATACCAATAACGATAAGTGCCACTACAAGATAACCAAAAGCCATAATAGGGACAAGCACTGATGAAATGGTTGCAGAACTTTTGCCACCACCAAAGAAAAAGAATGATACAAGAGCAGCCAGGATAAGACCAACAAAAGCAGTAAAGCCCCCCCCCTCGTTAAAAACTTCATTGCCTACAAAAATCTCAAAGGCTGATGTAAGCGTGTAGGATTGCAAACCATTGAATCCATAAGTAAAACACAAGATAAGTGATATGGCAAAAATAATGCCAAGTGCGCGAGAATGCAAAGCTGTTTCAATGTAATAAGCAGGACCACCTTTGTAGCGATGCTCCCCATCTTTGCGTTTATACACTTGAGCAAGAGTAGATTCTATAAATGCGCTTGCCCCTCCTACAAGTGCAGTTACCCACATCCAAAACAACGCACCAACACCACCGCTTACAATAGCGATTGACACTCCTACAATATTGCCAATGCCTACGCGTGAAGCAGTGGAAATCATCAGTGCGCCAAAAGGTGAAATATGTTTTTGATGACTGCGTTCATTAAGCACCATAAAAGCATCTTTGAGAAAACGAAGTTGAATAAAACGTGTGCGAATACTAAGATATAAACCACAAGCAATCAAAGCAAAAACGAGCCAATAAGTATATAAAAACCCATTTGTGCTATCAATTATATTGTGTAAAATGTCCATTGAGATTCCTTATTGAGTAAAATAATGAGCATTCTAACAGATAATAAAATAAATTTTGCCTTGAAAATGGACTTAATAGTATAAGATATGGATATAAGTGTTACTATTTTACTTTATTAATGAGGAAAATATTTTCAAATGATACAAAATGATACAAAATAGTTAAGATTCTTTTTATTTTTTTATAAATAGAGTTGCAACTAGATCACCAAATTCAAAACATAAAAGCCACCCAAAACATACAAAAAGCACACCACAAATGATATCAATGATGTTAAAAATTTTTGTATTCATATATTGTTTAGCTACACTTGCGCAAATAATCACAAGTATAAAAGCGCTAAAAAGTGAACACCATAGTGCAATTAAACCTATTCCCATACCCTCATCAATAAAAGGTGTTACCAAAAATATGAAAAATAAGATTGCCTTGGGGTTAGAGAGATTGAGGAGTAATCCCTGCATAAATCCATCTTGAGGCATATTATTTTTTTCTATGTTTAAATCATATGTCAAAGAGGGCGCACTCAATATTAAATAACCCAAATAAAGAAGATAGAATCCACCTATTAAACTAAGAGTAAGTTGTAAGATAGGAGTGTTTAACCAATGGCTCAAACCTGCGTATATAAGCCCTAAATACAAACACCAGCCGCTTGCAATGCCAAGGAGCACTTTTAATCCTTGAGCCATACCAAATCGCAAAGTTGTTTTCAAGGTAAGAAGTATATCGGGTCCGGGCGTTATCGCACCAAAAAATCCTATAAGGCACAAAAGGATAATTTTTTCTGTTATTTCCATATTTGATTAAGTTTCTCACTTTTTGTATTTAAAGATAATATGCCAAAGAAGAATTATATAACGCTTTTACTTAAGAAGTAAGCCTATTTTTAGTGAATTTGGGCTAAAATAGCGCTAAAACCTAGATTGGGAGAGACAATGGATAGCCTAATAGAAGATAATAATATAGATGTGAAAATTGATGATTCTATCAAAGAGAGTTATCTTGATTATTCAATGAGCGTTATTGTGGGGAGAGCCTTGCCTGACGCAAAAGATGGACTAAAGCCTGTGCATAGAAGAATCTTATATGCAATGAATGAGCTTAATCTCTCACCACGTCGTCCATATAAGAAAAGTGCGAGAATCGTAGGCGATGTAATTGGTAAATATCACCCACACGGAGATACTGCGGTATATGATGCACTTGTGCGTATGGCACAGGATTTTTCTATGCGACTTGAACTTGTTGATGGGCAAGGGAATTTTGGTTCTATTGATGGCGATGGCGCAGCGGCTATGCGTTATACAGAGGCACGTATGACAAGTGCAAGTGAGGAGATGCTCCGTGATATTGATAAAGACACGGTTGAATTTGTGCCAAATTATGATAATACGCTTTATGAACCAGATGTTTTGCCTACGAGATTCCCAAATTTGCTTGTAAATGGTTCAAGCGGTATTGCGGTAGGTATGGCGACTTCTATTCCTCCGCATCGCATTGATGAGATTATAGATGCGCTTATTATGGTGATTGATAAAAATACGCAAGATGTGGAAGACTTGCTTGATATTGTGCAGGGACCGGATTTTCCAACAGGTGGAATTATCTATGGCAAAGCAGGAATTTTAGAAGCTTATCGGACAGGGCGGGGACGCATTCGTGTGCGTGCAAAGGTGCATATTGAAAAAACAAAAACCAAAGATGTGATTGTCATTGATGAAGTGCCTTATCAAGTGAATAAAGCAAAGCTTGTTGAGCAAATTTCGGAATTAGCAAAAGAAAAGGTTATTGATGGTATTTCAGAAGTGCGTGATGAAAGCGATAGAGAGGGTATACGAGTTGTTATTGAGCTTAAACGTGATGCGATGAGTGAAATTGTGCTTAATCATCTTTTTAAATCCACAACAATGGAAAGCACTTTTGGGATTATCCTGCTTGCAATTAATAACAAAGAGCCCAAAATTTTCAATCTCCTTGAAC from Helicobacter hepaticus ATCC 51449 carries:
- a CDS encoding alanine/glycine:cation symporter family protein; translated protein: MDILHNIIDSTNGFLYTYWLVFALIACGLYLSIRTRFIQLRFLKDAFMVLNERSHQKHISPFGALMISTASRVGIGNIVGVSIAIVSGGVGALFWMWVTALVGGASAFIESTLAQVYKRKDGEHRYKGGPAYYIETALHSRALGIIFAISLILCFTYGFNGLQSYTLTSAFEIFVGNEVFNEGGGFTAFVGLILAALVSFFFFGGGKSSATISSVLVPIMAFGYLVVALIVIGMNLEKIPMIFNNILKEAFNFQAIFSGFAGSAIVIGIKRGLFSNEAGMGSAPNAAAAAHTSHPAKQGMVQTLSVFIDTLIICSASAFMVLCSDLSNTSELKGMILMQNVMQGYFGTFGLFFVSIAIVLFAFTSLIGNYFYAEANFKFITNNKLALQIFRCSAVVMVFIGAQLNLQLAWDLADIFMGFMASVNIIAILLLSNIAIRVLKDYEKQRKEGKNPTFKAADVGIYNTEFWK
- a CDS encoding LysE family translocator, which gives rise to MEITEKIILLCLIGFFGAITPGPDILLTLKTTLRFGMAQGLKVLLGIASGWCLYLGLIYAGLSHWLNTPILQLTLSLIGGFYLLYLGYLILSAPSLTYDLNIEKNNMPQDGFMQGLLLNLSNPKAILFFIFLVTPFIDEGMGIGLIALWCSLFSAFILVIICASVAKQYMNTKIFNIIDIICGVLFVCFGWLLCFEFGDLVATLFIKK
- a CDS encoding tetratricopeptide repeat protein gives rise to the protein MSQQHFNIDSAIQMAYQLYESKSYHQCADICIQILSIDCTRADIWNLAGIVALELKIYERAIEYFTQASKYEPKQVNHKLNLAEAYRRSGNPKHCIEELEASLLQESTLEHNSTFHFNLAKAYSDLEDSQNSIKHYAIAIKLDPNDLGAMFNLANAQVSIKQFGEAIELYLSALNRGYLDAGVNLAHTYVQIGLFSKALEVYAAIYQYYKNDADFLFNYANALNYANADMQLTQTLYQQAIALNPAKVEYCINYAHFLLRHLHFEQGFRIYEERKKLPQMLPQGINNIWQYNLESKGAQQFEGKKVLVYHEQGLGDSIMFARFLPLLQKYAQNVSVIVQQPLLKFFQMLEIPSVSHRDEGMDFDVAISLLSLPLALGVSNIQDLHFTPFMMQSQDRHQLESENKKVRKIGICFSTDSEFPEAANKNIPLEVLMSALEGYKKNHNIEIYSLNKAQHDTDGLGKYGINQLPMEDFVDTFHIIKDMDMVISIDTAVAHLSASVGKHTIVLLNKRYDWRWGNGIFTPWYEDVVCMTQSKMNDWSDVAQNLKAYLKAWI